The following DNA comes from Augochlora pura isolate Apur16 chromosome 6, APUR_v2.2.1, whole genome shotgun sequence.
ctagataaaattttaatgccTAGCATTGATTTGTCATAGAGgtgtgaatttatttttataaagattttattCTCAAAAATACGTGATCAATATTGCGATCGTAAAATTGCGACGGATGAGTAATCGGGATATAATAGTCATAGAACGATGGAATTTACATCGAAAACGAGATATAGGTTTGCAAAAGTATACGCAATAAAAGAAAGCGAGTGGTGTAACAGTGTTATTTTTACCAACAGAACTAACTTATGATGGATCAATGGAAGTATgctaagtcaaaatttaaaaccCATAATGTGCAACGATCAATTGTTTTAAGatgtaaaactatttttaaattgtagtaAAATCTTATTATAGAACTTGAATAAAAGCAATACAAaactacttttattatataaacattcaTGAAACCTTTGTACtttcatcaaattttattattccatttctgttaatgttatttttattcttcggatttgtattctttttaaattttttgttgaaatttcaGCTCTAGCGAATATGAGAATTTCCAATCTATTCCAAGCACAGACAAGTGCATTCCAATACCGAGGCATAATACAACCATAATAACTGATGTCTATGCAGGGATACCAGAAAACTTATTGCtcaattttattggatttgtggtaataattaattaaataaagtgtaattgaaatttatctaCATGAtggtttctttctttttctagaTACTTGTTATTTTGTTTGGTTTATTACGCAAGAAGGCATGGAATTATGGACGTCTTGCTCTACTCAGCAAGACAGATGAGAGATggatggaattattttatggGGATAACGATAGTAGAGACACAGATGTgttatgcatagaaaattctgttaattCGCAGCTTTCTCAGGTAGATAGAGGTTTCCTATCATGGATTGTTACAGCATTCAAAGTGACGTAAGTATAAATGCagtatttcaaatatacagaaatcttactatatttttaaattttacgaatatattttcctCATGATTTTAGCgatgaagaattattaaagcgGGCTGGTCCTGATGGCTTATTGTACATATCTTTTGAACGTCacttaattcttttaaacagTTTGATGGTTGTCGTAGCCCTATGTGTAGCATTAccaattaatttccacggtaACATGCAAGGAGACGGTGCAACATTCGGTCATACaacattatcaaatttaaatcCAAAATCTCCATGGATTTGGGTGCactcattaattattttgaccTATCTACCAGTAGGTGGTTTCATTATGAAACGTTTTCTGAAGAAGGTATGGTGTAACATGATACTGAATATACAGAAACGATAATACctaattagttattaatatgtatttataacgtaagtgcaaataataaaataatgaaaatgatatcgTACATAGGTGCGAGATGCTAAGCACGGTGCTGAGCTCGCAGCGAGAACActattaataacagaaataccAAAACATCAGTGCAAAGAAGAAGACCTTATGGAATACTTTAAGTATGTTAAGTTTTActttaaaaagaatagaaaatttgttatgGCAAATAAAAGCATGTATCGTACAAATTCGATATATATTCTGTTACTATATCTTGCAGAGAAGATTTTCCTACACTGTCTGTTGAAGATGTGAAATTGGCTTATGACGTTAGACGTCTTTCAGCATTGAATGCAGAGAAAGATTGTGCTGAACAAGCACGTTTGTATTGTGAAAATTATGCAAAGAAGAAAGAACCTTTGACAATGTATCCATATCCATGTGGCCAATTAATTGGTTGTTGCTGTAAATATGTATGTCACTTATAATccagtaattattttcattaaaaatacttgaagataaacataataattatttcatagaaaGTTGAGGCCCATAAGTTTTATATGAACGAAGAAATCAGATTAACCGCGTTAGTCGAAGAGGAGAAAAGACTGTCATTGGAAAGACCTTTGGGTATTGCCTTTGTAACTTTAGGTTTGTTATTACTTTCGATACTTTACATTGACACGTactttacttaaaaaatagcaaaacgTTGCTTTGTATTgttgttaaaacaattaattcatacGCAATCATACTTTTCAATGAAacaacaagaataataacatTCACGATTACATCTCAAAGGTACACCTGGCGCAGCTAAAACGATGCGTAAACGCTTACGCTCTTTACCCAGCATAAAATGGGTTGTAGATTATGCACCAACACCGTCCGATATCGTTTGGGAACACTTGAGTATACCAAGATCTTGTTGGTATCTAAACGctgttttaatcaatttctttctgggcattgtattattttttcttactaCACCAGCTGTAAGTAATTTTTAGTCAATGTATCAGCACTATAAAACCTCTAAACTTTGCATTACAATGTAACAATCGTAATGTTTGATTTCAGGTAGTAGTATCTGCGCTAAATAAATTGCCAGTTACAGGAGATATTATGAACCTAAGTCCAGtagtttcatattttcttcccACTGTACTACTAATTAGCGTTGCTGCATTAATGCCGGTATTAGTGGCAAGAAGTGAATCATTAGTTAGACACTGGACTAGGAGCAGTTTAAATCGGGCAGTAATGACGAAAACATTACTTTTGTTATTGCTAATGGTTCTCATATTACCCAGTTTGGGACTGACTAGTGCCCAGGCATTTTTAGATTGGACCGTGAATTCGGCGAATGACACGGAGAGATGGGATTGCTTATTTTTGCCAGATCAGGTACCGTTTCATTGACCTATCCAGAAATTCAAAGCGTCTGAGCGTCCCATTAACCCATTACCGCCCTCTGTACCTGCACAGGAACACACGCTATGTGTTGAACGACCttgtttcaaacaatttcactCCTAAAGCGCCCATTGTACACGGCTGAGTACACCCCTAAAACttgatatgtaaatatatctttttcattttattttcttatatagcATATTTTATCCCTTATGgactaataaatagaaaaacaatagaaaaatataatattgcagtTTCATTTTGGGCGTTAatgggttaaataaattggttTCTAACTGGAAGTCATTCCTTTATTACAGGGCGCTCTATTTGTGAATTACGTGATCACTGCAGCCTTACTTGGAAGTGGTTTGGAATTGGTCAGATTCGCAGAATTAGCATTGTACACTATTAGGCTCTGTTTAGCTCGAAGTAGAGCAGAAAGAATACATGTTAGGAAGGCAGTGTTATGGGAATTCCCTCTGGGTGCTCACTATGCCTGGTTGATCTTAGTTTTTACCATGACTACGGTGTACAGTTTAGCCTGTCCACTAATCACTCCTTTCGGGCTATTATATCTTGTAGTTAAACATTTGGTATGTTTAATACgttcttattaaaattcagcAGAAAACtgcaatgttattaaataagtatattatGTCCAATGTTGGATAGGTGGATAGACATAATTTGTGCTTCGTATACGGACCAAGCATCGGCGGAGGTCAGTTAGCAGGGGCGGCGGCAAGCGCCACCGGAGCTGCTCCCATTTTAGGTCAAGCTGCGTTACTAGCTCTGGGTCTACTAAGGAGAGGCTTAGCGCCGTTGGCCGCTGTACAACTTAGCGGTCTTGCGGCAAGTATTTTGGGCCTTGTTACTGGAGCTACTTTACCATCAAGGAAGTCCAAGGTACAGTCAATAATGATTGTCTCTTGTATACGTCTTTGCTTGCCGATCTTAAGatgtataatacattgttGAATATCATTGTTTTGCAGACACAAGCTGTAAAAAAAGATCTGTGGGGTGGACAAAATTTCGTTGCACCCGTGTTGCGCGACAAACAGCTGACTCCGGAGGAAATTGTACCCCCCAGGTCAAGTTCAGAGCAGAACACGCCCAGTGTAATAATAAACGCCAGTAGCACTTCGGCACAAGAGAGTCCAAAGCTTTATCAAGATTATGGTATAGAATCGTCAGCATGATTATGCTTTTCTCATTTCATTACAATGAATATCTAGTAGGTGCATTAACGTCATTCGATATAATCGCAATGAAACATGATATATGCTGCGactaattattgaaattccaTGTTTTATGATATAGTGTATACGTAAACACGACAAGtgtgttaaaaaataacattgaaCCTACTTGTCGTGTGGATGTACATAGAAAGCGTACGATATCAGCATGTCATTTTCCGTTTCGAAAGGAATGATAAGATTGAAACTAGATTTATACCGGGTTTCTCGTAATACGTGGGACCCACTTCAGGAATAGATTCTACATATGAAGGCAAcaaaaaagttataaatatatataataatattaaaaaagcaataaattatttcggcattgcacgaaattatttttctgatattaattatttgtttattcaattCTAAGTATGTATGTTTCAAATAAGTCAAgctttactgtattataatcACTAATGAACGAAATTCAGTTCCATTGTTTGATTATGTATAACCTTCTTCTTTAGAGAGGATCTTTAGCAATCTCAGTTACTTATTATAGAgaatactttaaataaatagcaacAAGTATTATACCACAATATGCGAGGtatatagagaaaaagaacaaaaagttacaattgtacaaataaacaaaaatacagCTAATATGAAAACATTACATGTATTTGTGTCCACTTGTCTAAAAGAACTTGTTACTATACTTTTAAGTTAATGTAATCGTACTAAGCATATACTAAAGACTGTCATGTTGCATAAATAGCATTTCTCGcttatattacagaaaattttcttAAGTGCATCAAGTTTCATCTTACATTTCCATCAATGACACGCTTGCAtactatgtataatttaaaatacatagaaacgctattgacaattttatatcacCTTGGCTCTACGGTATTCACAGTTAAACAATGTTCTAAGAAActattaatctatttattatacattatcgAGTTTTAATGcgacaaataaacaaatacgaTTTAAATGAACTTCTGAATGAAATCCAATCGCTCATATAGGAAAGAGATAATTTACTGTCATCATTgcataatattagatattgaTTTTGTTTAATCGACGTCTTAACACTAATtaccattaaaattaacatatttcacGTGAtacaaatgttttaaaatgtacaaGGCAGTGTGaagatacaattatttcaacggTGGAGATTGTTCCTCGACCGATGCAAATTGTTCACATAAGGAATAAAGATTTAAACGGGAACAgatcaatttaaaaacagtCTATCTAATTGGCATccgaataattatgaaatcaaCCATTGGGCCCTTGACAGTTCATCCGTACCggagttttaattaaattaggaTAAGGCACTGAATTAGTCTGccacactttttaaaattaaatacttttaccgcacatttaaacaattgaaatatatgaTTACTGTGAGCAAGTGAATACATGTTAAGTTTACACTTGCAGATGAACTGAAGCATTCCATGTCAATCTACTAAGATAAATAATGTTCATGGATAATAGTAGACGTCTGCTTAACTTTCAAAACAACTGCTaggtaaatatatatgtataaatataaataaaagtatgtGCTACAGGTATCCTCGATTACTTAAAAACAAGGTATATAATCTTATATCAAAAACAGAAGTATACAAATAGATTATAAGTAGATGAATGTATCAAGCAAGCAGATTGTCAGATTGCTTACCACGATGtacagtaaaattgttattttaagaattaaaattgtttttttgaatagtattattattaaaccggCCTATTTGACATGGAATGGATGTCATtgcattgtataatattatttcatgatACTTTGCACCGTGACTTTCATGGAAGCTATAAATGATTTCCAGTACATTTTACTATCCACATCTATTTGATGAAAAGAAATGgttcattcgaataaactaCCACCAATTATGGCTTCCAGTTGACTAGAGGTAAGATTATTCAACTCCTCTACCTGATTTCCTTCTTTTCTCAGACTCAGAGACAATCGATgcaatgtttttcttttcatacTTTTCGAACCGTAATCACACGGTATAAAGTCGATAGGTTGCACGATCTCTTCGTCGTCCTCCTTTTGAGATTCTTCGCTTTCTTCGCTGCTGGGATGAACCTACGAGTCACATCACCGTTTACTAATATTGTTCCATGAAAATACATGTGGTACATGAATATAAACGGGGAaagcaacaaaattattgtgcGACTTTCAAAATCAACTTTGTCTCATAGCCAAGTTGCGTGCATTATAGTGCAAGAAACTACGCGAATCCccaaaatataattgtatgtaCAACGgcacaatttaaatatttatagtgttaCAGAATGGTTTACTCACCAatacatttgtaaaattgcacgaataaataaacgataaataaatcatttgttAACTGCAAATTAGGTAGTTTTTTTTCTTACGACAAATTACATTATGGTTTAAAAGAAATCCAAATAGGTAATAGCAAATTTGTACACTCACTTGAACGTATAAACTTAAACAGAACatgtttgtttgtttgctACTACTTCTCACTACTGCCAATGTCAGGGAGAGGATGCTgggaacaatgaaaaataattaaaaaaaaaagaatagaaaaaggTTGATTATCATtaatctctcttttttttctttcgaaaatattcacTAACAAAAAACAATACATCTACAGTTATATTATCTCTATAGAACTGCGCCacatgttttttttctttaatccaTTATTATAACTTGTCAATCGACATTTTATACAGATGAACGCAGTACagcgtttaattatatttgggTCTGTTAAAATGTAGAACAAAATAAAGTCCCTTACATTAGTGatcataatttacaaatttcttttcataaacATAAATTGTCATATAATCGAAATTCTGTAGGGTGtgttattaaatgaaacgcgcgttgcaatttttgaagCTAAATATTGAGAAACGAATAGGAACGCATCCCTATGAAGCAAATACTTGAAAATGCGTTTATTCTTTTACGCAGATTCAGTACCGCAAACGAAAGTAAGTCGCCAAACGTTCTGCTATTCTCAAATagataatattctaaataaaatctggTCATGCTCTACCACCACCAACGCAATTTATCGCTAACGTGCTTTACGTCAAATGTACATGatataaaggaaaaaagatGATTTTAGATGGAAAAGCTAGGGATGGGCATCCATATAGTTGCATTGCACTGCATTGCTTGTTTTTCCTTATAACTTGTCACGACGATACTCTTATTACAGAGCTTCATCTCACCTCTACTATGGAAACTCTTGGTGATGGTTCCCGCGGCGCAGCTTTCTCCAATGTCACAAGTGGACTACTGGAACCTGTAGAAGAATATTCTCTATCCGTTTCAGTGTCATTATCTGAATAATCTTTCTCGTCGTCAACCGATGATTTCTGCATTTCCATGTTTTCGTGTAGCTTGCAAACGAAACCACTCTTCTCGTCACAATCATATAAATTTCCCTCTAAATGCACTGTTAATATTCAAACAGCGTTAATAGTTGGCTATATGCATATATGATCGCAATATTATTACCTTGACAAAAAGCAGCGCTGCAGAAAGAGCAATGCGCGGATGTTCTACGTCCACATTCTGCGCAATGATGCCAAGGACAACTAAATCTTGAATCCACATCGTCGATGTCTACACAAGTTTGGTGATATTTCTTACCACATGTTTTCTGGTCACAGACCACGAActcttctaatttttcaatttcttgcCCACAGCCCCAACATGCCAAATGTTTTCTCGTTCTACGGGCGATTGTTCAACGATTAGATATCACGATTGTCACAAACATACATTGATCATTTACCTCTTCTGACGTTTCATTTTATCCACCTTCTCAAACTTCTTTTGTGGCATAGACGGTGTTGTTGCCTGCGATTTTTGTACTTTCAAGCCTATAAATCCGCTACAATTTGGTGCACCGCACAAGCAGGGCTTTCGAGTTTCTCCATCGCAcgctaaattataattaaaagttaattctTCACCGTGTTCTATATCGCATAACGCAAATAGACCTATACGGGTATCTCCATTTACCGTCCACTTCTGAGTCTCGCAATTTGGCGAACATGAGTGATCTGTAATTTTGAAAACGTAAGTTCATCCTTTTTATTTCAGCATTTGAGAAAGACAGAGGGTACTCACTCATAAATCGACTTAAATTCCCTTTCGGCTCGGCATCTATCattctattattatctatggttaaaaaataaaaattctcgttctttaattccttttttctaTGCAGCCTTCGTTTGTACTCAGCTTCGTCTATAACTTCACCTACGTACTCAATAACAAACTGTCCCGTTTTAATGTGTTCTAAACTTCTAAGACCCCATCCCCGGGCCGCAGTGTGAAATGGTTCCATAGCGGGATATTGTCTTCTCGCGAATGCCTGATTGTTACATTTTGGACCAGCCGGACATATACCAGGACTACATTCAACCagtaatattcgatttaaacAATCCGTCCCAGGTGCACAGGGATTTTCCCACTCCGCATCACAGTCGCAAGCGACAATACTTTCGACTTCTGTCGGTTTGACATTACCAACTGGTTTATTtacctataaatattatcatattttattacagattAAGATTTATAATATGGTATGAAATAATGATATGTTGCGTGGAAGTCATTTTGAGAAAAGGTAAGCAAGGCTTTACCTTTAATTTAACGTAATGTGGAGGTTTTAATCCTCGTGGGCCATTATCCTTAGCAGCAgctctttcgatttttaaacgcTGGTGTATATCATTAGCTTCTTCCAATGCTTTTCGGTAAGTATCGtctctgttattttttttcccAATCGGTGGTTTTATATTTGCATCGCCATCTTGGTAAAGAAAAGCCCGGCCTCTAGAAacagcaaaataataatacaaatgttaaaaattaatcattatattttataagtacCTCAGTTTTCTGATATTAGAAAATTGCGAACTACTTACCTATGTAcccaataataattatttgatccTAAGAACATCACACAAAATTTACCAGGGCTGTGGGGTATAGCTTCTATATTTTCAGGAATTTCATGTGGATAACAAATGCGGGATGGCCACCAGCGATAATTACCGAGTTTAACCCAAACAACTTCTCCATACAAAGGCAGTCTGCCTGTCTCACAATCTTCGCAGATAAATGCACCATCTGGTGCATCTATTCCTAAAGTTATCATTGCTTATAGTACACATTACACGTTGATATacatttacgtatttataatattactgtcGTAAGTACACGCTACTTTTTTTGTACTACTACCATGTCCCCATCATTACAAGATGCTACACTACTGTTACAACTATAACCATTATCGTTACaattatgtttacgtttgctatgtaaacaaaataattacctAGACACTCAAGATGAAACGAAGTTGGACATGTATCGCAACAGATAAGACTTCCACCCCTTGTACATAAAAAGCACCATGCTGCATTTACTGGTGGGTGAGGTGCTTGATAATGTTTTGGACACACTATTTGGCTGCcggttaaaattattgaaccaGCAGGCAAGCAAGAGGTAGATGTATGATAAGATGAAGGGCACCGCACGCATCGTGCTAACTTCTCATTTGGAGTTCTTGAATGACTATCCTGAGGATTATCCGAACTGCACGTGTGGCACACATGATACGGACAAGTTAATCGACCTCCTTGCCAATGAGactaacaaaaaaataaaaatgcttatacattttaaatgtaacaaattgaaaaaagtatgtcaaaattttgttattacctGTGGCCATGATTTTAGACAAGACGAGTGATAATGTTTACCACAGGCTATAACAGTGCACCTTATTCTGTCGCCTTCCCTTTCATTACATATAAAACAAGCAGGCGCTACTCCTGACAAACAATCtatgcatttaaataattcatcttCCTGTTCATCATTTTTAcctaaaataagaaattacacattatattaaatataatttaaatattcttaatacaTATAGTAAGCGtcatataaatttcaataccGCCATTTTCATCCTCGTCTATATTGCTTCGTCTAATTTCTTTGATATCGTCGAGGATTTTATCGTCCATTGTACTTTCATCGATGGAATGCTCTGGACTGGATTCGCCAGGTTTTACACAAGATAAATGGAAATATGAATAACAAGGTCCTTTACATCTGGTCAACTTTCCAGTTTTTTCACATATTTGACAAactttttcttgtttcattCCTTTAAAGATATTGTACGGCCtactctttttaatttctgaaacaaTCATCTCCTCTTTTTCAACTTTAATTCTAGACTTTCTAGTGTCCTTTGTATTCAATTCCATGTCTATCGACAAATCTTCTTGATCGGACAAATTATCTTTGACTTGTGCATTAGAAGCGTCCGACGTTACATACGACCGATATTTTTTACGGAAAGAAGAGTTCATTGAGTTCCAAGTTTTCttcaaatatctttttatatccTGTTCCGATGCATCTGGATATTCATCTTCCAACATATCTCTATTCCTTTCATAATAAACTTCGAATACACCATCCACATCCTCTTCGGACTTAAATTCCACTTTCTGTGCACCGGAAACATCGTCGTTGGAATCTCGTTGGCTCAAAGGAGACATTGGGGGTGTATCAGAATTAAGTCTCGAATTACTTTTACCATTCTCTGTGAACTTCTGTGTTTTAGATAACATTCCATCTATTTTGTATTGTCCTTTTTCTAGTTCATATCCCTGCAATGCAATTACATAATacgttaataacaataattttaaaaatgtacttCTATTCTACCTCAATCCTATTCATATACTTACAGTTTCCTGCTTAACACGTTTAGCATCAAGGTCACTGGAGTCATGAgaatattttctcttgttAACTTTATCTTTCTCATCTGATGTGCTTGACTTAGGCGACCTACTTTTTGTATTGTTCTCTTttggtttaaaaatatcagCCCTGTTTTCATTGCTCATCGGTTGAACCTCCATAGCTTCTTCTATTGCGCTTTCCCATTTAGATTTAATTCCAGGTTTTACAACAAATGCAGCAGCATACTTTGCATCCCTCTTTTTAACTTCTGCAGTTATTGAttccgacaattttttaaaatcagcAAAATTAGTAAATGGTATCATGGAATTTGAAGAAACCCAACTGTGGCGTCCTTTATCACCAAAATATCGAACGTGTATCGTCAATATCTGGGATTTGGCAGTAGCTAGTCAAACAagattattatgatttattgcaattgaatTATATCACTCATATTAcacttattaattatatattattcatatctAATGTagatattataacattatttacagatttgaataacttttgcaaaatgtataaaacaattcaaagaataaaatagaaaacatgGACATACGAAGAAATATACTTAagagagaatatttttaaagttgaaTACAAACATACCTTTCAGTCTATGATAAGTCATTAAAATTGGGTCTAATGTTATCACACAAGGCCAAAAAGGAAAATTACCAACGCGAGCCCATGCTAATTGACCTAATACCCAATTGCACTGTATCGGTGTACCAATTACTTTTGGAGCAGCCTCATCCATGGTACTTAGACTGATGGACGAATCACTTGTGTCATCCATATCATTGGCTACATTAATTTCATCCATGCTTTCATTACTGCTATCAGAGGAATTCTGATATTTTCGAGCTTTCGACATCTTGGAACTCTATAACacgcgtatatatatatatgaaatatgcATTGCATAGATAAAGTTATacataaaaacataaaatattgctacatttaatattataatgttttattagaataatattttattgtataacgATATAATTTGACAAGTTATGgttgattttgaaaaaatataacatgCCTTTGGAGAATCAGCAACCTCATTTTTGGGTGATTTAGGCTTTATTGTTCTACCATAACGACTTCTACCTGACGAAATCGTAATAGATTCGGTATTAAAGTCCTTTTTATCATCTTCGAAATTGCTTTTCGTCACGTCCAAATTACTGCCGCAATCGCCAAATCTTGATTCAGTAATTACGTCCACCTTACTGTTCACTCTGTTGATAGAGCTCATAGCTTCCTGACTAATTCAACATTTTCGCTACTCAGGATGTAGAAtgattctatattaaaaatccttACACACTTCTTCAACAGTGGGAGAGATATAAACTGATGAACTTGTATATAAAGAGCTCActcattgaaaacaatttccattATCGCTGAAAATAGCTGCGATGGCCGATTTTCAAGGGTTACTTTATATCATAGAAAAACGACACGCATCATTGTCTGTTATGCAGTGGTGGTATTCTATTCTGTCTAAGCTTCTCATATAAACATAGCTTTTGTCACATTAATCatgtaattgtattaatattaaaaaactgtaaATGTAACTGAACCTCACGAATCTGTGGACAGGAACGAGACGCGTTTCCCGCGATTTTGGGTAATTCTCATAACCATGCtgtgtttaatttttcactatAACAGCAGTATTTGgtgatttttgttttgtcaattatattgcattattgtCATTTTCGACTGTAGATTTGTCAATATAAACTTAATTTAActactaaaatttattgtcattatttatcgatttgtAAAcagtttgaaatataaattgtttaagcaAAATTATGAGCACACTGAGTCGTTACATACGATGCATATTAACTTTGAATTTGCTCatttatctataattaataaaataatatgccATTATACAAAACTATTGACAAAGTTTATTAAGCagtatctttaatatttatttaggtaCACTTATTTCGTCAGATGTTTATGTAATGTTCGTCTACATTATGATTTTTgttcaagaaataataatatcttaaaaaatggtattattatttagcttTATTAGTactttataaagtattatattactgCACATTTGATAATCATAACTTTTGAGCACAATGGactatagagagagaggggggagggcagagaaaaagaaagaggaaggacACAAActttattactaatttatgaTTCTCTaagttttgcaaaatttagCAGTACAATGCTTTTTAACAtctatattaacaatttcacgcAATCCACATTTTTCTGCATTGTTCTTCACttcctttacaaaattctgtaaatCATCCTCTCGCAATTCTGCCATATATTTCCGTAGTTCAATTAATACAGTCGCACCTTTTTTTAACAGTGGAGAAAGATTAGGCAACTGTTTTATCATATTGTGTGCTATCCATAAAAAGTCGAATTTATTGACGTAATCAGATTTGCATTTGTATGTCTCTATAGACGTTATGGGATGAAAAATcacctaaaaatattttatatattgtagagAATAATATGTGTGCtgcaatttattagattttttttatgcTGCACAATACCTTATGATTCTCAATGTCTATCCAAGAGATATTATCCTTTTTATGTTTAGTGCTTTCTCTTTTCCACGATTCTTGCTCCATTTCATTGTTTGGTGGATCAATTACTAATG
Coding sequences within:
- the Nsd gene encoding nuclear receptor binding SET domain protein isoform X1, translated to MSSINRVNSKVDVITESRFGDCGSNLDVTKSNFEDDKKDFNTESITISSGRSRYGRTIKPKSPKNEVADSPKSSKMSKARKYQNSSDSSNESMDEINVANDMDDTSDSSISLSTMDEAAPKVIGTPIQCNWVLGQLAWARVGNFPFWPCVITLDPILMTYHRLKATAKSQILTIHVRYFGDKGRHSWVSSNSMIPFTNFADFKKLSESITAEVKKRDAKYAAAFVVKPGIKSKWESAIEEAMEVQPMSNENRADIFKPKENNTKSRSPKSSTSDEKDKVNKRKYSHDSSDLDAKRVKQETGYELEKGQYKIDGMLSKTQKFTENGKSNSRLNSDTPPMSPLSQRDSNDDVSGAQKVEFKSEEDVDGVFEVYYERNRDMLEDEYPDASEQDIKRYLKKTWNSMNSSFRKKYRSYVTSDASNAQVKDNLSDQEDLSIDMELNTKDTRKSRIKVEKEEMIVSEIKKSRPYNIFKGMKQEKVCQICEKTGKLTRCKGPCYSYFHLSCVKPGESSPEHSIDESTMDDKILDDIKEIRRSNIDEDENGGKNDEQEDELFKCIDCLSGVAPACFICNEREGDRIRCTVIACGKHYHSSCLKSWPQSHWQGGRLTCPYHVCHTCSSDNPQDSHSRTPNEKLARCVRCPSSYHTSTSCLPAGSIILTGSQIVCPKHYQAPHPPVNAAWCFLCTRGGSLICCDTCPTSFHLECLGIDAPDGAFICEDCETGRLPLYGEVVWVKLGNYRWWPSRICYPHEIPENIEAIPHSPGKFCVMFLGSNNYYWVHRGRAFLYQDGDANIKPPIGKKNNRDDTYRKALEEANDIHQRLKIERAAAKDNGPRGLKPPHYVKLKVNKPVGNVKPTEVESIVACDCDAEWENPCAPGTDCLNRILLVECSPGICPAGPKCNNQAFARRQYPAMEPFHTAARGWGLRSLEHIKTGQFVIEYVGEVIDEAEYKRRLHRKKELKNENFYFLTIDNNRMIDAEPKGNLSRFMNHSCSPNCETQKWTVNGDTRIGLFALCDIEHGEELTFNYNLACDGETRKPCLCGAPNCSGFIGLKVQKSQATTPSMPQKKFEKVDKMKRQKRTRKHLACWGCGQEIEKLEEFVVCDQKTCGKKYHQTCVDIDDVDSRFSCPWHHCAECGRRTSAHCSFCSAAFCQVHLEGNLYDCDEKSGFVCKLHENMEMQKSSVDDEKDYSDNDTETDREYSSTGSSSPLVTLEKAAPREPSPRVSIVEVHPSSEESEESQKEDDEEIVQPIDFIPCDYGSKSMKRKTLHRLSLSLRKEGNQVEELNNLTSSQLEAIIGGSLFE